The following nucleotide sequence is from Synchiropus splendidus isolate RoL2022-P1 chromosome 1, RoL_Sspl_1.0, whole genome shotgun sequence.
TGAGCGCTGACTGTCAGCTTTGTCTCCTCACtacatattttgtttgttgttgctctttAAGAGAGTAATAAGAGCGGTGCCAAGCCAGGCCTCCTAGTTAGCTGGTCCGACACATAGTCAACAACATTCCTCACCTCTTCTGTAATGGCAGAAATGAATCTAAATAAATGGCTCACGCACACACTTCAGCGATTGTGTTGGAAAATTCTTTTCACAGGTGTGGATGAGCAAACGATCATTGACATTCTGACCAGGCGCAGCTACGAGCAGCGCAGAGAGATCGCCTTCGAATATGAACGCATGGCCAAGAAGGTGAAGGAATGAATATTCATCTTTCTTTTCAATTTGTCATCTTGTCTCACAAGTTGTTTACTGAATAGCCACAAAATGGGTCAAGTGGAAAACCAGTTTAAAGCTTGAATGAAGATCGATCGAATCCTGGACATGCATTCACCCACCATATTTAGCTATAAGCATTTTCTACTTTGGTGTGACGCAGCCACGGCCACAAccacactgactgactgacaaacTTCCCTTCTGTCAGGACATGATCACAGCTCTGAAGGGGGCGCTCTCTGGCTCTCTGGAAGCTCTCGTCCTGGGTCTGATGAAGTCCACCGCTCAGTATGACGCATCAGAACTCAAGACCTCCATGAAGGTTTGTCAGACTTTTTATGACGGTCCCATCTCTGCAACCGCGTGATGCTGACTCGGCTGCTCTCTCCAGGGACTCGGGACAGACGAAGAGACGCTCATTGAGATCGTCTGTTCGAGAACCACAGACGAAATGCTGGAGATTAAGAGGGTTTACAAAGAATGTAAGTCTTCAGCTGTTATTTTAAAACCCACTCCACATTTTTCAGGGGTTGCATTTATGAGGAAATGGGTGTCCTGGTTGGTTTGgagagacagtcctgttgttgagaGCACCATtgtaaataacaatatttttctAGTGTTCAAGAAGGACTTGGAGAAGGACGTCGCTGGTGACACCTCGGGAGCCTTTGCTAAACTTCTCCTTGCATTGGTCCaggtaaaaaacatttttgacagcACTTCTTCCAAAGGGAATTTAATTTGATGAATAATGTTAATCTTGTGATTGTTCCGTTGACAGACAAAGAGAGATGAACCATCCAATGTGATCGACTACGAGAAGATCGACGATGACGCCAGAGTGAGTCGCAGTGTCTTGACCGTCACTAAGCAGAAATGATAATGTGTCAGCTGATGTTGTGTTGCCCTGCAGTCTCTGTATGAAGCAGGTGTGAAGAGGAAGGGAACAGACGTGGCCACCTGGATCACCATCATGTCTCAGAGGAGCGTCCCCCATCTGCAGAAAGGTGTGTTTGCGCTGTTGTGTGTGAGTTTTTGTGTTCACATACATTTTTGCTATGTGTTATAGGTGTTACAGtgccattttttcttttcctagTCTGCGTATACTTGTTGACAGACTATATATGAATGTGGAGTGTGTGCCACTCAAAGTACAGGTTTTTAGGTGTGTTtttactgtttcatcaaccctgcagtgctGTTTCACGATCccccatctacccatcagttgatttaaggagggcgattcAGCAAAAATACCCTGACAACAGAGAAATGGATTGCAATGAAATTTTGATGTAAATAAGGGACAGATATTCAAATTCGGCAGCACTCTAAATGGTCATCTGGATCCTGCAACAGTGTCAAAAGTTGTCACCCTCCATGGTGAGAGAGAGCTGCAACGCTTGATCCACAGAGTGTTGCACAACCGAGTTCAGGAAAACTGCAGTCACCTGCTGTCCCAATTGCTaccaatgatatttcaaatgtacaGGTATAATATTATATTGATCAAATAAATGTaggacaataatattgggtaaGAACAAATGAATGGTGTAGATGAGTAGTTAGGCAGTGTGCCTTGCTTGAGACATATGTGTTGCAGTGTTCGTATGAATGTGTGTGTACGTCTTAATGCTTGTACGTTCATAATGCAGGTTCTGGACTTAATGTGTTTGAAagggaggtgtgtgtggtgtcAACTGTGCTTCATTGTTAATTTCATTCTGCTTGATGCTActgttttgatgtgttgttgAGCATGTTTTACATCCATGTCAAACATATTGTATATATGTGTAGAATCTTGTCATGATTTAATCTTAAAGATAATTACCAATGTGTGAtagctgaataaaattctgttGATCACTGACATCACAACTGCTGTCTATTTCAGTCTTTGAGCGCTACAAGAGCTACAGCCCATACGACATGAAGGAGAGTATCCGGAAGGAGGTGAAGGGAGATCTGGAAAAGTCTTTCCTCACACTGGGTCAGTAAGAAAGTCACATCCAGATGACGTCTTAGGAAACTACTACTACatagcactgtctgctgtatagtTTAACACATTGATGCACTCTGTTAAACTGTTCCCTCCATATACAGTTGAATGCTTCCAGAACAAGCAGCTGTACTTCGCCAACAGACTCAGTGAGGCCATGAAGGTACAGTTGTTGGAACCGCAGATACTGATTTGAGATACTGATGCGTTTGATGTCTCTCAGACTAAAGGAGCAAAGGAGAAGGTGGTGACCAGGATCATGGTGTCGCGCTGTGAAGTCGACCTGATGAAGGTCCGAACAGAGTTCAAGAGGCAGCACCACAAGTCCCTGTACCAGACCATCGCTGTGAGTTCTGTCTTCATGATGTGTGACTGTTTTAAAGGCTCCACAGTAATAATGGGCGAAGAGTTACAGCAGCTTGAAACTGGATGGTGTCATGTCTGTCTTCAAGATTGGTGCCTGTGGCATTCATGTCTGTGCAATTCAATTTGTTTTCCTCATGTACCTGCAGTGCAGACACAGTTTGTTTCAGAAATCGAAAGTCTTAAATCTATAGAATAACATTAAGTGTATTCCCTGCAGGAACACACTAAAGGAGACTACCAGAAGGCCCTGCTGAGTCTGTGTGGAGGAGACGACTGAGGACCTTTGAAGACTTTGCAAATTGAAATTTCTTGAAAGGACCTTTGTCTCTTCTACATCTTCATGCAGCTTCCGTCACAGAAATAAAAGGAATTCTTCCAAATGTTGTTTCATCTATTGACCACCAGAGTGCAGCAGAGTTACATTAATGCTTCAGTTGACCTCTTCGTCCGCTGCCGTAAAATGGAATCTAGGAGTTTGTTGATAATTCATGTCAATATTCTCTCATtctattgtatcaatatttggCATTATGTCATCATGACAGTATGTGACAGAAAGTTGAATTTTCTTCTGCTATATTATAGTAATCCAAATTGAGTTAGAATCTGAAAAGAAGATGAAACACTGCAGAGGAAAAGATCAGCCCTTATATAGATACAGTATGACGCTCTGTTTACCCAGTGAGGGTCATATCCGTGTGATCATGTTGAGGGGAGCACTTTGACAACACCAGTATTATGGTTTTATCCAATCTATGCATGAATCTGGGCCATAATAATGTGCATTTCCCATTCAAAACCTTTCGCACCACATGATACCAACCACACAAGtatgtgttttcagcatgaaaGCAGGGATGAGAAGTTCATTTGAAAGTTATGGAATAAAAAGCATtctttttattaatatattattttatttatttatatattttttcttttgaaaagtgATTTTCAGtctactgtaataataataataattgtggcATCAGTCACATCAAGTATtacatataataaaataatgtaaaaataaatcaataataaaacattacaTAACTCATGTTCATGTCAAATATTCCATCATCACAATGGATATTGGCATTCAGGTCAGCGTCTCTGTGTCATTGGTAGAGTGACTTTGCAAAGATCAAAGAGATACCTGACTAGGAGGATCAAGATGTTTGACCACCATTTCTCTCAAAGTCATGACAAGTCTTCAGCAGTTGCCAAGTGCTGGAAGTGTTCCGAGTGTTGCACTACTGACCTGCACAAGTGCTATTTGTTTAGAACCCGTCTTATCTGCAATTGTCACACTCATGTAATCCTGTCGACAGCCACTCCTGAATCCCACCCTCTGCCACTCTGGCACACCTCAGACAGTCGGACGGCGAGGGGAAATCACCAAAACCGCCACTCCAACATGAACCAAATGTCAGACTCATCTGCCTGGTGGACTTACAGACAAGTCTCATAATTACCTCATTGGAGTCCGGGCTAGTGCAGAAACCCACTGCATACATCGTCGAGACTCTGAATCCACCTTGTAATTTCAAGTGCTGAAGCCTGCGGTGCAATTTTGAATCTACTTCTTTAAAATAAGTATATTTGCTGATGAGGGACGACCTTCTGGGCCGACGtcctttttgtgttttatgttgagCTTTGCAGATTCAAATAGTTTAAGATCATGGAGAGACTGACTCTGCATTTGATTCATGTTGGTGTCAATTTTCactaaaatgaaaagcaacaataaaaaaaaagataaaaaaaagtatacacTGTACAACACAATCATATTACTGAATATTTTCTGCAACTTATTCCCATCTGTTGCAGAGACAATCCCAGCTGCACTGGGTGAGAAGTGATCCAAGAACAAAAAGCTGAGTCTGACGAATGTTAGAATGGCAATAAAATACGTATATAAGACACgtcattgttttgcttttgttttcattttctacttcgacttctttttttcccctgctaCTCCTCCCAAGCCTGATCCGTTGACGGTACACACCTGGAACTGATTCTACATTTAAGATCGCCTGCGCACACGCCCAATGGTTCAAGTGCTGTATTGACTTTCTCATGTGTTGGTAACATCTCTTGTGTCTTGTGTCTAAACaggctgatcacatgcttccatgtgttctctTTGcactggtattgctgttcaataatatatccaccagggggagcagccaagAGTCAGAAGTTTATGactacaacaaacacaaaaagccaacatggcgactgtggaagaagtattgcacaaaagacgaaaaggaagcagcattgtaggaggtggtggtcattgaggctgttaaatatattgtgacCAGTGACAGGgtccgtcaaacccaaagaaaggagggtaagagaaaatttgaaaataaaattcaagtgatgacatcatgcgtGATTGCAAAATTGTActttaaaatgcacagaaaatgtttgttgtgtttaatttaatttaaaccacattccattcaaagattcttgatgtgtctcatacatttcaaaatctactttcgaTTAGATATTTTAAGGGAAAAGAAAtacaggaaaagacaaacaattgaGAAAAAATAATCATACAAGAAAGTTATCTTTCAATTGCATCAtagtgaacaaaaaacaaaaatatcacagacaacaacagtgtcagttttatagttttactctgactctaggagggccacataaatacagtcaaagggcaacatttggcccctgggccgcattttgcccaggtctgccctaGAGTCGTGTTTGTTATTTGGATCCTGCTGTTTCTGATTTTCTAATTTCTTTAAGCTCTTGATAGGATTCATCGATGAGCTATGAGCTGACAAGGTTTTGTTCTTTCTTCTGTTTACTCTGGGCAGCCGCGAGAATTCAGTTGTATTTGTGTATGTTGACAACACAAGTGCAAGTTCTTCTTCCGATCGCCTCTGTTTGCTCCCTtagtgaggcatcatgaaactgtcTTGCAAGGTGGTCCTAATTTTCTGcggacactagatggcgctcttggtttagatatgatgtgaggtttcattgaatcagggTTCAAGTCCATATATTTTAcattgccatctggtggcctctgaaaatcaggaaacCTCATCGCTGACACATtaactgaaatgagtttcccttgatgggtggcaggcgtctcccttagggTGAGGAgatctgtcactcaggagaactcggagtagagccactgcttctccacattgaaaAGAGCCAAAAGAGGAGGTTTGGGCAGTTTATGAAGATGCCCCCTGCACTCCTCCCTTCCGTTCCGGTCAGCCTGAAGGGtcaacccaggaccaggtggagagattaaaAATCTTCCTTGGCCTGAGAGCATTTCAGGATactccagtcagagctggtggatgtcgcccAGACCCACCTGATCCTAtcacaaaaaaagtaaatgctCTCAGTATATTTTAAGCAAATGAAGTGTCTAGGGACGAGAACTCCATAACTCATGACCTGCAGACTTTTGATGAGCCTGTCACTTCACCCATTTCATCTCAAACAAATCCTCCCAGTCATGAATTACAAAGAGCAGGTGACTTGCTCCACCCCCCCGATCTGCAAACGAACAATTAAATTAAGAACTAAGCTCCCAATTAAGCAGCGAGATCAAGCGTCCTCGTCTGGGCGGGCGAGATTCCAGCAGGTCGTCGATCAAAGCTCAGAGCAGACACCAGCATTCTGCCCTGACACAAGGCCAGTGGTGCTGCAGGAAAACTGACAGTCAAACAGCACAACAAATATTTCCGGCAGCAGAGGATCCATGAAAGCAGCAGCCTGTTGAATCATCATTACACACACGAAGAAGCACCAGCAGCCACTTGTTTGTGAGGAAAAGAATCCACATTTGATTTCAGCAGCACAAAGAGGATGCAAATGAACCCTGGAACCTTAAAATTTTTATCAATGCCCGCCTACTGCGCGGcacatcttcttcctcctctccttctcgaGAACATGCAAAGTTTATCAGCGACTTTCATGTCAGCCTTTTTGAGTGAGATGCCGGCAGACGCTGACAGAGATTGAAGAGTCAGGTAGATGCGCAGTTTGCCTGCAGCGTCGGCGGCTGGCGCTGACGCCTGTGCATGCTAATTCTCTCTGACAAGCTCCTGATGCCAGCGCTtcattataaatatttttaaagggGCTTCGACCTTCTCCAGGCCCCCGATGGGGACCTCGCTGCTGCTTTGATTCGAGATTCTCGCTGAGTTTCAGGCTCGTCGTAATGACAGCAGCGCTTGAAAGACACCCATCACACGCCGCTTGTCATCTTTTGTGGGAAGTTTTGCAACAATTACCATAAATATTTCATCCCCTTCCGCCCCGTGTCATCCCAGCTCCTGCAACTTCACATCCGTCGCAGCCCAGAGAAGTCTCTGAGTGCTGGCAGAAAACGACAAACCTTTGTAAAGTGTACTTTGCACAATACAATACACATGTAGCCTTGGTGGGAGTCTTTCACACGGCATATTTGGGGCGCAGCAAGGGAGGAGTTTGATTACTTTGGTGAATTGCTGTTCAGCACGAAAGCAAATCTCCCACTTCTTTCTGGTtcatcttattatttatttcacactAAGCTTATTTACATTCCTGAGAGGACACCATTCCAAGAAGCTCCAGTTGTTGTCGCAAAAGTCTTGAGATGTGGTGCAGAAGTCTTGTAATATTTCTAAACTACATTAGCAACGTGGTTAATGAAGACGATAGACAAGACTacttcacctcaccttcaccttcttctaccactTATCCAGGGTCgagtcacggaggcagcattcggagcagggaagcccaaacttcccagtccgcacaaacctcctccagctcctcccgggggatcccgaggcgttcccaggccagaccggagacataatctctccagcgagtcctgggtcttccccggggtctcctcccggtaggtcatgcccagaacacctccccagggaggcgtccagggggcatccagatcagatgcccgagccacctcagctggttcctctcgatgtggaggagcagcggctccaccccgagctcct
It contains:
- the LOC128765732 gene encoding annexin A2-B-like; this encodes MALVSEFLGQLTLSYGGGHEVELKYPTVVPARDFDPARDAARIETAVKTKGVDEQTIIDILTRRSYEQRREIAFEYERMAKKDMITALKGALSGSLEALVLGLMKSTAQYDASELKTSMKGLGTDEETLIEIVCSRTTDEMLEIKRVYKELFKKDLEKDVAGDTSGAFAKLLLALVQTKRDEPSNVIDYEKIDDDARSLYEAGVKRKGTDVATWITIMSQRSVPHLQKVFERYKSYSPYDMKESIRKEVKGDLEKSFLTLVECFQNKQLYFANRLSEAMKTKGAKEKVVTRIMVSRCEVDLMKVRTEFKRQHHKSLYQTIAEHTKGDYQKALLSLCGGDD